One Epinephelus lanceolatus isolate andai-2023 chromosome 10, ASM4190304v1, whole genome shotgun sequence genomic region harbors:
- the LOC117265787 gene encoding complement C1r subcomponent-like isoform X2, translating into MPAFIFAKTNKSWRLNSIAKYLYSHINGSSEHETFRLKLQSHRDKLTADMRRTYGVIWFLCLSVTECWQPPVSESVIHGEVQSPQYPRPYPPNLLRQWDLWVPAGYQIQLSITHLDIKASSGCPQDSLTVFHNEKVLGKFCGQENSADHPGKVPILSPGNTLTLIFKTSASTPELQQHIGFSATYKAIVSCDGCIFDKHEGHLASPAYPHPSPPLLSCKYIISVEPSFTITLNFTDNFHIDSVDTEQGPRCLHHWLQVTTRGREPMKLCGGKSPGLIATNSNTVRLDYHTDAEGLSHGWSLDYSTHVIHCGEPEPLLNGGVTYLSGYQNQYHSVVQYHCNEPFYTLPGGRNVTFTCESDGKWRSNHKDVTLTCIPVCGQPTKLISTYQRIIGGSEAPENTIPWQVMLSVDGGRAAGMVIADRWIMTAAHSLTRGGNPVSNEYVRIYMGLTDVKALLRSPVYADSIHIHPEYYNPNGLDYNNDIALIKMPHPITFNSSIMPICLPAEGATYMTGEMGLVSGFGIKGTNNQRFLSRKLRFVQLPVVGQETCSKSIALLKWTRDHVPNVTSNMLCAGVPEGGQDACVGDGGGPFALRDNGWFWAAGIVSWGVDCGKQGTYGFYTRVANYLGWINKTIQEK; encoded by the exons ATGCCTGCATTTATTTTTGCCAAGACAAACAAATCCTGGAGGTTAAATTCTATTGCAAAATATTTATACAGTCACATTAATGGTTCATCTGAGCATGAGACATTTCGCCTAAAgcttcagtcacacagagaTAAACTAACTGCAGACATGAGACGGACCTACGGTGTTATATG gtttttgtgtttgtcagtgaCTGAGTGCTGGCAGCCGCCCGTCTCTGAGTCTGTAATACATGGGGAGGTCCAGTCCCCTCAGTATCCCCGGCCTTACCCTCCCAACCTGCTGAGGCAATGGGACCTCTGGGTTCCAGCAGGATACCAGATCCAGCTGTCAATAACACACCTGGATATTAAAGCTTCTTCAGGCTGTCCGCAAGACTCTCTGACG GTTTTCCATAATGAAAAGGTCTTGGGAAAGTTTTGTGGCCAGGAAAATTCAGCTGATCACCCAGGTAAAGTGCCAATCCTTTCTCCAGGCAACACACTGACTCTCATATTCAAAACAAGTGCCTCCACTCCAGAGCTCCAACAGCACATCGGCTTCTCAGCTACCTACAAGGCAATAG TATCCTGTGATGGTTGTATATTTGATAAGCATGAGGGACACCTGGCCAGTCCAGCATACCCTCACCCCTCACCTCCTCTTCTGTCCTGCAAGTACATCATCTCTGTGGAGCCCAGCTTCACAATCACTCTCAACTTCACTGACAACTTCCACATAGATAGCGTGGACACTGAGCAAGGTCCCAGGTGTCTTCATCACTGGCTGCAG GTGACCACTCGAGGCAGAGAGCCCATGAAACTGTGTGGTGGAAAGAGTCCAGGTCTGATAGCTACAAACTCTAACACTGTCAGACTGGACTACCACACTGATGCTGAAGGCCTGAGTCATGGCTGGAGCCTGGACTacagcacacatg TAATTCATTGTGGAGAACCTGAACCTCTGCTGAATGGAGGGGTGACCTACCTGTCTGGCTATCAGAATCAGTACCATTCTGTTGTTCAGTATCACTGCAATGAACCATTTTACACTCTACCTGGGGGCAGAAATG TTACTTTCACCTGTGAATCAGATGGAAAGTGGAGGTCAAACCACAAAGATGTCACTCTAACATGTATACCTG TCTGCGGTCAGCCAACAAAACTCATCTCTACTTATCAGAGGATCATTGGAGGCAGTGAAGCTCCAGAAAACACCATCCCCTGGCAAGTGATGTTGAGTGTAGATGGAGGAAGAGCAGCAGGCATGGTGATTGCAGACCGCTGGATTATGACTGCAGCTCATTCCCTAACACGTGGCGGAAATCCAGTATCAAATGAGTATGTCAGG ATTTACATGGGACTTACTGATGTTAAAGCCCTGTTGCGCTCTCCTGTGTATGCTGATTCAATCCACATTCACCCTGAATACTACAACCCCAACGGCTTAGACTACAACAATGACATTGCCTTGATCAAAATGCCCCACCCAATCACATTCAACTCATCCATTATGCCAATATGTTTGCCAGCAGAGGGTGCCACATACATGACTGGAGAGATGGG aCTGGTGTCAGGCTTTGGCATTAAAGGAACTAATAACCAACGGTTTTTATCAAGGAAGCTGAGATTCGTGCAACTGCCTGTGGTGGGTcaagagacatgcagcaaatcaATCGCTTTGTTGAAGTGGACAAGGGACCATGTACCAAATGTGACCAGTAACATGCTCTGTGCTGGAGTCCCCGAGGGTGGGCAGGATGCCTGCGTGGGGGACGGTGGAGGCCCCTTCGCCCTGAGAGATAATGGATGGTTCTGGGCCGCTGGGATTGTCAGCTGGGGGGTTGACTGTGGGAAGCAGGGAACATATGGATTCTACACCAGAGTAGCAAACTACCTAGGCTGGATCAACAAGACCATACAGGAGAAATGA
- the tapbpl gene encoding tapasin-related protein has protein sequence MMMIAVILFGAFLTCAHGDGVTDVVLSCTLVEEGVGLGGMGGGSLFKRTPATLVLKDVSVPPDESLETLTPFVPPSIPDPDAILLEAKVSSPEIPNVHVLLHADCNDQEVMCEISRYTPRGSQESSDPAYFMVSLNVEGVEFSTALILQTLPVEKDLSTIIQSKLGLPLSQSGTLLTEVIFLVFSHIKSVTAALRGDALLNCGFKQQDVPLAQEVGVEWRLQHRGKGWKVLDMKTSLDDVEGSTVVHAERRGSSMEVAQVVGEGNASVTLNKLRVMDEGTYICTVSIGLFHAQQVIQLHVIQPPHVSLSEEKLVLQTNSPQMLSCHCTKYYPLDAQMEWLSLSPTDTEPTVLPDQGSLSSHRQHGDGTYSLSSHLTLPTSVSPGTKLTCRVSHPALEAPLSVSLVVESPQPGSYWWVLGFLIVTVLFFYQLMR, from the exons ATGATGATGATTGCAGTAATTTTATTTGGAGCCTTCCTGACGTGCGCTCATG GTGACGGAGTCACAGATGTGGTACTTTCCTGCACCCTGGTGGAAGAGGGAGTGGGGCTGGGTGGAATGGGAGGTGGATCGCTTTTCAAACGGACTCCAGCCACTCTTGTCTTAAAAGACGTCTCAGTCCCTCCAGATGAATCACTTGAAACACTCACGCCGTTTGTCCCACCTTCAATCCCTGACCCAGATGCTATCCTGTTGGAAGCCAAAG TGTCTTCACCTGAGATCCCAAATGTACATGTGTTGCTCCATGCGGACTGCAACGATCAGGAGGTGATGTGTGAAATAAGCCGTTACACCCCTCGTGGATCCCAGGAAAGTTCAGATCCAGCTTATTTCATGGTGTCTCTAAATGTGGAGGGAGTTGAGTTCAGCACTGCGTTGATTCTGCAGACTCTGCCGGTGGAGAAGGACCTATCGACCATCATACAAAGCAAACTGGGTCTGCCTCTTAGCCAGTCAGGAACTCTTCTGACTGAGG TGATATTCCTGGTGTTTTCCCACATTAAATCTGTGACTGCCGCCCTGAGAGGTGATGCTCTCCTCAACTGTGGCTTCAAGCAGCAGGACGTACCCTTAGCGCAGGAAGTGGGCGTTGAGTGGCGACTGCAGCACAGGGGAAAAGGGTGGAAAGTGCTTGACATGAAGACAAGCCTGGATGATGTAGAAGGGAGCACAGTGG TGCATGCAGAAAGGAGGGGATCAAGCATGGAGGTGGCCCAGGTTGTTGGTGAGGGTAACGCCTCTGTGACGCTGAACAAGCTTAGAGTGATGGATGAGGGGACCTACATCTGTACTGTCAGTATCGGTCTTTTCCATGCCCAGCAGGTCATTCAACTCCACGTTATTC AACCACCTCATGTTTCACTCTCAGAGGAGAAGTTGGTTTTGCAGACCAATTCACCCCAGATGTTGAGCTGCCACTGCACTAAATACTATCCACTGGATGCTCAG ATGGAGTGGTTATCCCTCTCTCCTACAGACACAGAGCCTACAGTGCTTCCAGATCAGGGCTCTCTGTCTAGCCACCGACAGCATGGTGATGGGACTTATTCCCTGTCGTCTCACCTCACTCTACCCACCAGTGTCTCCCCTGGAACTAAACTCACCTGCAGGGTGTCCCACCCAGCCCTGGAGgctcctctctctgtcagccTGGTGGTAGAAAGTCCACAACCAG GTTCCTATTGGTGGGTTCTGGGTTTCCTGATCGTCACTGTGCTTTTCTTCTACCAGCTCATGAGATAA
- the LOC117265787 gene encoding complement C1r subcomponent-like isoform X1, translating to MPAFIFAKTNKSWRLNSIAKYLYSHINGSSEHETFRLKLQSHRDKLTADMRRTYGVIWFLCLSVTECWQPPVSESVIHGEVQSPQYPRPYPPNLLRQWDLWVPAGYQIQLSITHLDIKASSGCPQDSLTVFHNEKVLGKFCGQENSADHPGKVPILSPGNTLTLIFKTSASTPELQQHIGFSATYKAIDIDECSQSDPGDGSGPLCSQICINSPGSYHCSCYDGYKLNLDQHTCLLSCDGCIFDKHEGHLASPAYPHPSPPLLSCKYIISVEPSFTITLNFTDNFHIDSVDTEQGPRCLHHWLQVTTRGREPMKLCGGKSPGLIATNSNTVRLDYHTDAEGLSHGWSLDYSTHVIHCGEPEPLLNGGVTYLSGYQNQYHSVVQYHCNEPFYTLPGGRNVTFTCESDGKWRSNHKDVTLTCIPVCGQPTKLISTYQRIIGGSEAPENTIPWQVMLSVDGGRAAGMVIADRWIMTAAHSLTRGGNPVSNEYVRIYMGLTDVKALLRSPVYADSIHIHPEYYNPNGLDYNNDIALIKMPHPITFNSSIMPICLPAEGATYMTGEMGLVSGFGIKGTNNQRFLSRKLRFVQLPVVGQETCSKSIALLKWTRDHVPNVTSNMLCAGVPEGGQDACVGDGGGPFALRDNGWFWAAGIVSWGVDCGKQGTYGFYTRVANYLGWINKTIQEK from the exons ATGCCTGCATTTATTTTTGCCAAGACAAACAAATCCTGGAGGTTAAATTCTATTGCAAAATATTTATACAGTCACATTAATGGTTCATCTGAGCATGAGACATTTCGCCTAAAgcttcagtcacacagagaTAAACTAACTGCAGACATGAGACGGACCTACGGTGTTATATG gtttttgtgtttgtcagtgaCTGAGTGCTGGCAGCCGCCCGTCTCTGAGTCTGTAATACATGGGGAGGTCCAGTCCCCTCAGTATCCCCGGCCTTACCCTCCCAACCTGCTGAGGCAATGGGACCTCTGGGTTCCAGCAGGATACCAGATCCAGCTGTCAATAACACACCTGGATATTAAAGCTTCTTCAGGCTGTCCGCAAGACTCTCTGACG GTTTTCCATAATGAAAAGGTCTTGGGAAAGTTTTGTGGCCAGGAAAATTCAGCTGATCACCCAGGTAAAGTGCCAATCCTTTCTCCAGGCAACACACTGACTCTCATATTCAAAACAAGTGCCTCCACTCCAGAGCTCCAACAGCACATCGGCTTCTCAGCTACCTACAAGGCAATAG ACATAGATGAATGTTCACAATCAGACCCTGGAGATGGATCAGGTCCACTCTGCTCTCAGATCTGCATCAACAGCCCTGGGTCTTACCACTGCTCCTGCTATGATGGTTACAAACTTAATTTAGACCAGCATACATGTCTGT TATCCTGTGATGGTTGTATATTTGATAAGCATGAGGGACACCTGGCCAGTCCAGCATACCCTCACCCCTCACCTCCTCTTCTGTCCTGCAAGTACATCATCTCTGTGGAGCCCAGCTTCACAATCACTCTCAACTTCACTGACAACTTCCACATAGATAGCGTGGACACTGAGCAAGGTCCCAGGTGTCTTCATCACTGGCTGCAG GTGACCACTCGAGGCAGAGAGCCCATGAAACTGTGTGGTGGAAAGAGTCCAGGTCTGATAGCTACAAACTCTAACACTGTCAGACTGGACTACCACACTGATGCTGAAGGCCTGAGTCATGGCTGGAGCCTGGACTacagcacacatg TAATTCATTGTGGAGAACCTGAACCTCTGCTGAATGGAGGGGTGACCTACCTGTCTGGCTATCAGAATCAGTACCATTCTGTTGTTCAGTATCACTGCAATGAACCATTTTACACTCTACCTGGGGGCAGAAATG TTACTTTCACCTGTGAATCAGATGGAAAGTGGAGGTCAAACCACAAAGATGTCACTCTAACATGTATACCTG TCTGCGGTCAGCCAACAAAACTCATCTCTACTTATCAGAGGATCATTGGAGGCAGTGAAGCTCCAGAAAACACCATCCCCTGGCAAGTGATGTTGAGTGTAGATGGAGGAAGAGCAGCAGGCATGGTGATTGCAGACCGCTGGATTATGACTGCAGCTCATTCCCTAACACGTGGCGGAAATCCAGTATCAAATGAGTATGTCAGG ATTTACATGGGACTTACTGATGTTAAAGCCCTGTTGCGCTCTCCTGTGTATGCTGATTCAATCCACATTCACCCTGAATACTACAACCCCAACGGCTTAGACTACAACAATGACATTGCCTTGATCAAAATGCCCCACCCAATCACATTCAACTCATCCATTATGCCAATATGTTTGCCAGCAGAGGGTGCCACATACATGACTGGAGAGATGGG aCTGGTGTCAGGCTTTGGCATTAAAGGAACTAATAACCAACGGTTTTTATCAAGGAAGCTGAGATTCGTGCAACTGCCTGTGGTGGGTcaagagacatgcagcaaatcaATCGCTTTGTTGAAGTGGACAAGGGACCATGTACCAAATGTGACCAGTAACATGCTCTGTGCTGGAGTCCCCGAGGGTGGGCAGGATGCCTGCGTGGGGGACGGTGGAGGCCCCTTCGCCCTGAGAGATAATGGATGGTTCTGGGCCGCTGGGATTGTCAGCTGGGGGGTTGACTGTGGGAAGCAGGGAACATATGGATTCTACACCAGAGTAGCAAACTACCTAGGCTGGATCAACAAGACCATACAGGAGAAATGA